The Nostoc sp. 'Lobaria pulmonaria (5183) cyanobiont' genome window below encodes:
- a CDS encoding ATP adenylyltransferase family protein yields the protein MAQGKILLKPGTLWTSVKERTEYALQCGALLSIPTEFEFVEQDGVRFLVRILSNLNRKKAAKKKQEKQSATSGEEFNPFLPYEEDLFVADISDTHVCILNKFNVVDYHLLIITRGFEEQESLLTLEDFTAMWACLADFDGLAFYNSSKTAGASQRHKHLQLVPLPLAPSGLQIPIEPLLTSAQFQNSNATLAKLPFVHAFASLNSNWVRSPFAGAQATLEIYHTLRHAVGLDAKQSGAYNLLATREWMLIVPRSHEHFQSISVNSLGFAGALLVRNAAEMEILKTQGPMTILKNVAVS from the coding sequence ATGGCACAGGGGAAAATCTTACTTAAACCTGGCACTTTATGGACAAGTGTTAAAGAACGGACTGAATATGCCTTGCAATGTGGGGCACTACTCTCGATTCCGACAGAATTTGAATTTGTCGAACAGGATGGTGTGCGCTTTTTAGTGCGGATTTTATCTAACCTGAATCGCAAAAAAGCAGCTAAGAAGAAACAGGAAAAACAATCTGCTACTTCTGGTGAAGAGTTTAATCCTTTTTTGCCCTACGAAGAGGATTTATTTGTGGCGGATATCTCCGATACCCATGTATGTATTTTAAATAAATTCAATGTTGTAGATTATCATCTGCTAATCATCACCCGTGGTTTCGAGGAACAAGAAAGCTTACTCACGCTGGAAGATTTTACGGCTATGTGGGCGTGTTTGGCTGATTTCGATGGTTTAGCATTTTACAACAGTAGCAAAACCGCAGGTGCTAGTCAGCGACACAAGCACTTACAATTAGTACCCCTACCACTTGCCCCTTCAGGGTTGCAAATACCGATTGAACCTTTACTAACATCAGCACAATTTCAGAACTCGAACGCAACTTTAGCAAAGCTTCCTTTTGTACACGCTTTCGCATCACTAAATTCTAATTGGGTGCGATCGCCATTCGCAGGGGCCCAAGCAACACTGGAAATTTATCACACTTTGCGTCATGCTGTGGGTTTAGATGCAAAGCAGTCTGGTGCTTACAATCTGCTAGCGACACGAGAATGGATGTTAATCGTACCGCGATCGCACGAGCATTTCCAATCTATCTCTGTGAATTCATTAGGATTCGCTGGTGCGCTGCTGGTGCGAAACGCGGCAGAAATGGAGATTCTCAAAACCCAAGGGCCGATGACTATCCTCAAAAATGTTGCTGTATCCTAA
- the rpsO gene encoding 30S ribosomal protein S15, with translation MALTQLRKQEIISNYQVHETDTGSADVQVAMLTERINRLSEHLQANKKDHSSRRGLLKLIGQRKRLLAYISQESREKYQALIARLGIRG, from the coding sequence ATGGCCCTGACGCAACTGCGGAAACAAGAAATAATTTCCAACTACCAAGTTCACGAAACTGACACTGGCTCGGCCGATGTCCAAGTTGCTATGCTAACTGAGCGCATTAACCGCCTCAGCGAACATCTCCAGGCAAATAAAAAAGACCATTCTTCCCGGCGGGGACTGTTGAAGCTAATTGGCCAGCGCAAGCGTCTTCTAGCTTATATATCGCAAGAAAGCCGGGAAAAATATCAAGCTTTGATTGCTCGTCTCGGTATTCGTGGATAG
- a CDS encoding R3H domain-containing nucleic acid-binding protein: protein MTITDDLQKLLDILPQDLQQVLESHPKRDSLVEVVLDLGRRPEARFPNQAEYLSEVPVTQEQIDDCIQRVGIFGGDNRAGIEQTLHRISAIRNRTGKIIGLTCRVGRAVFGTIGMIRDLVETGKSILMLGRPGVGKTTALREIARVLADDLHKRVVIIDTSNEIAGDGDVAHPAIGRARRMQVAHPNEQHQVMIEAVENHMPEVIVIDEIGTELEALAARTIAERGVQLVGTAHGNQIENLIKNPTLADLVGGIQAVTLGDDEARRRGSQKTVLERKAPPTFEIAVEMLERQRWTVHESVADTVDNLLRGRQPTPQTRTVDDHGKIAVTRQLAVVNGRGGQLGTVEDSFPSARPSNGWRSSGQMVALPQLPVERVTGRSEFDRLLDESFNYSESIDFDAATRVPGPNGEDLPLHVYPYGVSRHQLEQVISVLTLPVVLTKDIDSADAILALRSHVKNHAKLRQMAKARHVPIHVIKSSTIPQITRGLRRLLNIDDPEMADDRELQLFLHNGSDDEMDALEEARLAVEQIVIPKGQPVELLPRSPQVRKMQHELVEHYRLKSHSFGEEPNRRLRIYPA, encoded by the coding sequence GATAGTTTAGTAGAAGTAGTCTTGGATTTGGGTCGTCGCCCAGAGGCTCGCTTTCCTAATCAAGCTGAGTATTTGAGCGAAGTACCGGTTACTCAAGAACAAATAGATGATTGCATTCAACGAGTCGGAATCTTTGGCGGAGATAATCGGGCAGGAATTGAGCAAACTTTGCATCGGATCAGCGCCATTCGCAACCGCACTGGTAAGATTATTGGCTTGACCTGTCGTGTTGGTCGAGCCGTATTCGGAACCATTGGCATGATCCGCGATTTGGTAGAAACTGGTAAATCGATTCTCATGCTGGGGCGTCCAGGCGTGGGTAAAACTACCGCCTTACGGGAAATAGCCCGTGTTTTAGCTGACGATCTGCATAAGCGAGTGGTGATTATTGACACCTCCAACGAAATCGCTGGGGATGGTGATGTTGCCCACCCCGCCATTGGTCGCGCTCGGCGGATGCAAGTGGCTCATCCAAATGAACAGCATCAGGTGATGATTGAGGCAGTGGAAAACCACATGCCAGAAGTCATTGTCATTGATGAAATTGGCACGGAACTGGAAGCTTTAGCGGCTCGTACCATTGCGGAACGGGGTGTACAGTTGGTAGGTACTGCCCACGGTAATCAGATCGAAAATCTGATAAAAAACCCCACCCTAGCTGATTTAGTTGGGGGTATCCAAGCTGTGACCCTGGGAGACGATGAAGCCAGACGGCGAGGCTCTCAAAAGACTGTTTTAGAGCGGAAAGCCCCACCTACCTTTGAAATTGCGGTGGAAATGTTGGAACGCCAACGCTGGACAGTACACGAAAGTGTTGCTGACACCGTAGATAATTTGCTGCGGGGGCGTCAGCCTACTCCACAAACGAGAACCGTTGATGACCACGGCAAAATTGCGGTTACACGTCAGTTAGCTGTTGTCAACGGTCGTGGTGGACAGCTAGGAACAGTGGAGGATTCTTTCCCATCGGCGCGACCGTCTAATGGCTGGCGTTCATCTGGACAAATGGTCGCACTACCCCAATTGCCTGTAGAGCGGGTAACTGGGCGCAGTGAGTTTGACCGTTTACTAGATGAATCTTTCAATTATTCTGAGAGCATTGATTTTGATGCTGCTACAAGAGTGCCAGGGCCGAATGGTGAAGATTTGCCATTGCACGTTTACCCTTATGGGGTTAGCCGCCACCAACTAGAACAGGTGATTAGCGTGCTAACTTTGCCCGTGGTATTGACAAAGGATATAGATAGTGCTGATGCAATTTTAGCACTGCGATCGCACGTCAAAAACCACGCCAAATTACGCCAAATGGCCAAAGCTCGTCATGTACCCATCCACGTGATTAAGTCCAGCACCATTCCCCAAATTACCCGTGGTTTGCGGCGGTTGCTGAATATTGACGACCCAGAGATGGCCGATGATAGAGAACTACAATTGTTTTTGCACAATGGTAGCGATGATGAAATGGATGCCTTAGAAGAAGCTAGACTTGCTGTTGAGCAAATTGTGATTCCTAAAGGACAGCCAGTCGAGTTATTGCCGCGTTCTCCCCAAGTCCGCAAAATGCAACATGAGTTGGTAGAACATTATCGCCTCAAGTCGCATAGTTTTGGCGAAGAACCAAATAGAAGATTACGGATTTATCCAGCGTAA
- a CDS encoding serine/threonine-protein kinase: MQPPITVGTVLQNRYRIIQILGQGGFGRTYLAEDQRRFNELCAIKELNSTARSALDWERAQELFHREAAILYQIEHPQVPKFRERFEQDQRLFLVEDYVAGQTYRTLLAERQAVGKTFTEAEVLQLIQMLLPVLEHIHSRGIIHRDISPENIILRDSDAKPVLIDFGVVKELATRLRSPDNPLPETTVGKLGYSPSEQMQTGGAYPSSDLYALAVSAIVLLTGKEPKDLFDQNQLTWNWQRWVKVNPRFAQVLNRMLNHIPSDRYQSAASVSQALQPLQEVSLPNVNVSNLQTMAVSRRPDLVAPAASPKKPAPVIPSSPSSSILDNPLAIAAIGIAVVIVAGFGSWALVSSIRSQSKTPDETLPQNFPSPVISGGTTFTPTPTPTFTPTPTPTPTPTNDRPVVSTKRLKLTASKPTTVEGTLKANQIIQYSFFGREGAKLNTFIDPGSSILLTVLSPNGQPIENTAQQVTFYQGTLLVTGRYTIELTLLSGVAESNYNLNVGLEKPVKPTSTEAPLPIPTETPLPIPTETPLPIPTETPLPIPTETPLPIPTETPLPIPTITEAPTLPPTDGTQPFSGQRN; the protein is encoded by the coding sequence ATGCAACCACCGATTACAGTTGGCACTGTCTTGCAAAACCGTTACCGCATAATTCAAATTCTCGGACAAGGAGGATTTGGTAGAACCTATCTGGCAGAAGACCAGAGGCGCTTTAACGAACTTTGCGCGATCAAGGAATTGAATTCAACAGCAAGGTCGGCTTTAGATTGGGAGAGGGCACAAGAGCTTTTTCACCGAGAAGCTGCCATTTTATATCAAATCGAACACCCACAAGTGCCGAAATTCCGGGAAAGATTTGAGCAAGACCAACGCTTATTTTTAGTGGAGGACTACGTTGCAGGTCAGACGTACCGAACTCTACTGGCTGAACGTCAAGCTGTGGGTAAAACTTTCACAGAGGCTGAAGTATTGCAGCTGATACAAATGTTGTTGCCTGTTTTAGAGCATATTCACAGTCGAGGAATTATTCACCGAGATATCTCGCCAGAAAATATTATTTTGCGAGATAGTGATGCTAAACCTGTGTTAATTGACTTTGGAGTGGTAAAGGAACTGGCAACACGTTTACGATCGCCAGATAATCCGCTACCAGAAACCACCGTGGGAAAATTAGGCTACTCTCCTAGCGAACAAATGCAAACAGGGGGAGCTTATCCTAGTAGTGATTTGTATGCATTAGCGGTAAGCGCGATTGTTTTGTTAACTGGTAAAGAACCAAAGGATCTATTTGATCAAAACCAACTAACTTGGAATTGGCAGCGGTGGGTAAAAGTGAACCCACGATTTGCCCAGGTTTTGAATCGAATGTTGAATCATATACCGAGCGATCGCTATCAAAGTGCTGCTAGTGTATCTCAAGCACTACAACCTTTACAAGAAGTTAGTCTTCCTAATGTAAATGTGTCTAACTTGCAGACAATGGCAGTTAGTCGCCGTCCCGACTTAGTAGCACCAGCAGCTTCACCCAAAAAACCCGCTCCTGTGATTCCATCAAGTCCCAGTAGCTCAATTTTGGATAATCCGTTAGCGATCGCCGCAATTGGCATTGCTGTCGTGATCGTAGCAGGATTTGGTTCTTGGGCACTAGTCAGTTCCATCCGCAGTCAGTCGAAAACACCAGATGAGACGCTTCCACAAAATTTCCCTTCACCAGTAATTTCTGGTGGTACTACATTCACACCAACACCGACGCCTACATTCACACCAACACCGACGCCCACACCCACACCTACTAACGATCGACCTGTTGTATCTACTAAGCGCCTCAAGCTTACAGCGTCTAAGCCAACCACGGTTGAAGGTACTCTCAAAGCAAATCAAATCATCCAGTACAGCTTTTTTGGGCGAGAAGGTGCTAAATTAAACACCTTTATTGACCCAGGAAGCAGCATTCTGCTAACAGTCTTAAGTCCCAATGGACAACCAATCGAGAATACTGCCCAACAAGTCACATTTTATCAAGGCACATTGTTGGTTACTGGTAGATATACTATTGAGTTAACTCTGCTTTCAGGAGTTGCTGAAAGCAATTACAACCTCAATGTTGGATTAGAAAAACCAGTCAAACCAACATCGACAGAAGCACCCTTGCCAATTCCGACAGAAACACCTTTGCCAATTCCCACAGAGACACCTTTGCCAATTCCCACAGAGACACCTTTGCCAATTCCGACAGAAACACCTTTGCCAATTCCCACAGAAACACCCTTGCCAATTCCGACCATTACTGAAGCGCCGACTTTGCCGCCGACTGATGGAACACAACCATTTTCTGGCCAAAGAAATTAA
- the bioD gene encoding dethiobiotin synthase, whose amino-acid sequence MLNTLLITGTDTEAGKTVLTTALAAYWQKYYPQRRWGIMKPIQSGTGDREWYQKLFVLEQSAEEITPLYFQAPLAPPIAAARENRRVDLALVWQALSKLRSQRDFVLVEALGGLGSPITEELTVADLAGEWRLPTVLVVPVRLGAIAQAVANVALARQSRINLKGIVLNCVQPRTDAEIADWTPFQLIQSLTNTPVLGCLPYLDNLTDLDKLAQIASDLDWETLTLENDLN is encoded by the coding sequence ATGTTAAATACACTACTGATTACTGGAACTGATACGGAAGCTGGTAAAACTGTTTTAACAACAGCGTTAGCAGCCTATTGGCAAAAATATTACCCGCAGCGTCGCTGGGGAATCATGAAACCGATTCAATCGGGGACTGGCGATCGCGAGTGGTATCAAAAGCTATTTGTGCTAGAACAATCTGCTGAAGAAATTACACCTTTATACTTTCAAGCACCTCTTGCTCCTCCGATAGCAGCAGCACGGGAAAATCGCCGAGTAGATTTAGCACTTGTGTGGCAAGCTTTGTCTAAGTTGCGATCGCAGCGTGATTTTGTACTTGTAGAAGCCTTGGGAGGGTTAGGTTCACCAATAACTGAGGAATTAACGGTAGCTGATTTGGCGGGGGAATGGCGTTTACCAACAGTATTGGTAGTACCAGTGAGATTGGGTGCGATCGCTCAAGCAGTGGCGAATGTAGCATTAGCTAGACAATCGCGCATCAATCTTAAAGGCATTGTTTTGAACTGCGTACAACCCCGAACGGATGCAGAAATAGCCGACTGGACACCATTTCAATTGATTCAATCACTCACTAACACGCCAGTTTTAGGCTGCTTACCTTATCTAGATAACCTGACTGATTTAGATAAACTTGCTCAAATAGCATCAGATTTAGATTGGGAAACACTAACACTGGAGAATGATTTAAATTGA
- a CDS encoding PAM68 family protein, with product MSAEESERSRLPFEPNKKRQKPAKTPSKPASQPQESVKQADKKVVYTKQEMAIPQVVSQRMIRRVAGFCGVPTVLGISALVVSYLLAIYSDIRLPPIAVLLVNMGLFGLGVLGITYGVLSASWDEEKVGSLLGLGEFNTNWGRMVAAWRETRQKNL from the coding sequence ATGTCTGCTGAAGAATCTGAACGCAGTCGTTTGCCCTTTGAACCGAACAAAAAGCGCCAAAAACCCGCAAAAACTCCAAGTAAACCAGCATCACAGCCCCAAGAATCCGTCAAACAGGCTGATAAAAAAGTGGTTTACACCAAACAAGAGATGGCAATTCCCCAAGTAGTCAGCCAACGGATGATCCGACGGGTAGCTGGGTTCTGTGGTGTACCAACAGTTTTGGGCATTAGCGCCTTGGTTGTGAGCTATCTGCTTGCTATCTACTCCGACATCCGACTACCTCCCATCGCCGTGTTATTGGTGAACATGGGATTATTTGGTTTGGGGGTTTTAGGGATAACTTATGGCGTTCTCTCTGCCTCTTGGGATGAAGAAAAAGTCGGAAGTTTGCTGGGTTTGGGTGAGTTCAACACCAATTGGGGACGAATGGTGGCAGCTTGGCGCGAAACTCGGCAAAAAAACTTATAA
- the aroF gene encoding 3-deoxy-7-phosphoheptulonate synthase, which yields MIIVMKSGSPEAEINRIDEELTSWGLTPEKIVGQHKVVIGLVGETASLDPLQIQELSPWIEQVLRVEQPYKRASRQYRHGEASEVVVNTPDGAVVFGEHQPLVVVAGPCSVENEEMIVETARRVKAAGATFLRGGAYKPRTSPYAFQGHGESALDLLARAREVSGLGIITEVMDAVDLDKIAEVADVIQVGARNMQNFSLLKKVGAQPKPVLLKRGMAATIEDWLMAAEYILASGNPNVILCERGIRTFDRQYTRNTLDLSVVPVLRKLTHLPIMIDPSHGVGWSEFVPSMAMAAIAAGTDSLMIEVHPNPAKALSDGPQSLTPDRFDNLMQELAVIGKAVGRWQQPAVALA from the coding sequence ATGATTATAGTAATGAAAAGTGGTTCTCCAGAGGCGGAAATAAACCGCATTGATGAGGAACTAACTAGCTGGGGGCTAACTCCAGAAAAAATTGTTGGTCAACACAAAGTAGTTATTGGTCTAGTAGGTGAAACTGCCAGCTTAGACCCGCTACAAATTCAGGAACTTAGCCCCTGGATTGAGCAGGTGTTACGGGTAGAACAGCCTTACAAACGAGCTAGCCGTCAGTACCGCCACGGCGAAGCTTCGGAAGTGGTGGTTAATACTCCTGATGGAGCAGTAGTATTTGGCGAACATCAGCCTTTGGTAGTCGTTGCTGGCCCCTGCTCCGTAGAAAATGAAGAAATGATTGTAGAGACGGCGCGGCGCGTCAAGGCGGCTGGAGCCACATTTTTGCGCGGAGGCGCATACAAACCCCGGACTTCACCTTATGCCTTCCAAGGACACGGCGAGAGTGCTTTGGATTTGTTGGCAAGGGCGCGGGAAGTTAGCGGACTAGGTATTATTACAGAAGTGATGGATGCCGTAGACCTGGATAAAATTGCCGAAGTTGCTGACGTGATTCAGGTGGGCGCAAGAAATATGCAAAATTTCTCCTTGCTCAAAAAAGTGGGAGCGCAGCCGAAACCAGTTCTGTTGAAGCGGGGAATGGCAGCTACTATTGAAGATTGGTTGATGGCAGCCGAGTATATTCTGGCATCCGGCAATCCCAATGTAATTTTGTGTGAAAGGGGAATACGCACCTTTGACCGTCAGTATACGCGAAATACACTGGATTTATCAGTAGTGCCCGTGTTGCGAAAGCTGACTCACCTGCCAATCATGATTGACCCCAGCCACGGCGTAGGTTGGTCTGAGTTTGTGCCTTCAATGGCAATGGCTGCGATCGCAGCTGGCACAGATTCCCTGATGATAGAGGTTCACCCTAATCCTGCCAAAGCTTTATCCGACGGGCCCCAATCTTTGACACCAGACCGTTTCGATAACTTGATGCAAGAATTGGCAGTAATTGGCAAGGCAGTGGGACGCTGGCAGCAACCAGCAGTGGCTCTAGCTTAA
- a CDS encoding chlorophyll a/b-binding protein → MSDFKNTAPIVSEDPNAVRFGFTPQSENWNGRLAMIGFVSAILIEAFSGQGVLHFWGIL, encoded by the coding sequence ATGTCAGATTTTAAGAATACTGCGCCTATTGTTTCAGAAGATCCTAATGCTGTACGTTTTGGCTTCACTCCTCAGAGTGAAAATTGGAACGGTCGTCTTGCAATGATTGGTTTTGTATCTGCGATTTTGATTGAAGCTTTTTCTGGTCAAGGGGTACTCCATTTCTGGGGTATCCTCTAA
- a CDS encoding Uma2 family endonuclease: protein MVATPKKVISVLPLENGDRLSRCEFERRYQAMPHLRKAELVEGVVYIMASPLRIKSHGEPHGDLIGWLWNYKTATPGVVLGIEPTVRLDPDNEPQPDAVLFIPGRQALINEDDYIQGAPELVIEVAASSAAIDLHDKKRTYRRNGVQEYIVWRTLDNQLDWFRLQADEYVSLPIDDQGIIRSQVFPGLWLVVPALLSGEMATVLSVLQAGLAATEHQEFMQKLNETIENGE, encoded by the coding sequence ATGGTTGCAACTCCTAAAAAAGTGATTTCAGTTTTACCTTTGGAAAATGGCGATCGCTTATCTCGCTGCGAATTTGAGCGTCGTTATCAGGCAATGCCGCATCTAAGAAAAGCTGAACTGGTTGAGGGAGTTGTGTATATCATGGCATCGCCACTGAGAATTAAAAGTCATGGAGAACCACATGGAGACCTGATCGGGTGGTTATGGAACTATAAAACTGCAACCCCTGGCGTTGTTTTGGGAATTGAACCCACAGTGCGTTTAGATCCAGATAATGAACCACAGCCTGACGCGGTACTATTCATTCCGGGCAGACAGGCATTGATTAATGAGGATGATTATATCCAAGGCGCACCCGAACTGGTAATAGAAGTGGCAGCAAGCAGTGCAGCTATCGATTTACATGACAAAAAACGCACCTATCGACGGAATGGAGTACAGGAGTATATTGTCTGGCGAACATTAGATAATCAGTTGGATTGGTTTAGGCTGCAAGCGGACGAGTATGTTTCGCTACCAATTGATGACCAGGGAATTATTCGCAGTCAGGTGTTTCCGGGGTTGTGGTTGGTGGTGCCTGCCTTACTGTCAGGAGAAATGGCAACGGTATTATCTGTGTTACAAGCAGGTTTAGCCGCCACTGAACATCAAGAATTCATGCAAAAGTTGAATGAGACTATCGAAAATGGGGAATAG
- a CDS encoding HhoA/HhoB/HtrA family serine endopeptidase — protein MQNESRDREHPSNSIPHNTADAKYRKPWRKAAASLSLVLLGSGMTLAGGYMAGHSQQVSENASNLAVSRVNAAPPLPAGTDPNFVIQVVQKVGPAVVRIDSSRTVKTQIPDEFNDPLFQRFFGSQMPEQQDRVERGTGSGFIISADGRILTNAHVVDGADTVTVTLKDGRSFKGKVLGKDELTDVAVVKIQADNLPLVALGNSDKLQPGEWAIAIGNPLGLDNTVTTGIISATGRSSNLIGAPDKRVEYIQTDAAINPGNSGGPLLNSRGEVIAMNTAIIQGAQGLGFAIPINTAQHISSQLIATGKVEHPYLGIQMVGLTPQLKQNINSDPNSGLSVNEDKGVLVVKVIPNSPAAKAGIRAGDVIQKLGNQAVTDASSVQKAVENSQVGSDLRMELRRNGQNLNIAVQPGAFPTQVQ, from the coding sequence ATGCAAAACGAATCTCGCGACAGAGAACACCCATCAAATAGCATTCCACATAACACTGCTGATGCCAAATATCGTAAACCCTGGAGAAAAGCTGCCGCCTCTCTATCGCTGGTGTTGCTGGGATCGGGTATGACATTGGCAGGCGGCTATATGGCTGGACACTCTCAGCAGGTATCTGAAAATGCATCTAATTTGGCAGTAAGTCGAGTAAATGCTGCTCCTCCATTACCAGCAGGCACAGATCCTAACTTTGTTATCCAGGTGGTGCAAAAGGTCGGGCCAGCTGTGGTGCGAATTGACTCTTCCCGAACCGTAAAAACCCAAATACCAGATGAATTTAACGATCCACTTTTCCAACGCTTTTTCGGCTCTCAAATGCCAGAACAACAGGATCGTGTAGAAAGGGGTACTGGTTCAGGTTTTATTATTAGTGCTGATGGTCGTATTCTTACCAACGCCCACGTAGTTGATGGTGCTGATACCGTAACAGTAACACTCAAGGATGGGCGGAGCTTTAAAGGTAAAGTATTAGGAAAAGACGAGTTGACCGATGTTGCTGTTGTGAAGATTCAAGCAGACAATCTCCCATTAGTAGCCTTGGGTAACTCAGATAAACTACAACCCGGAGAATGGGCGATCGCGATCGGCAACCCCCTTGGATTAGATAATACAGTAACTACCGGAATCATCAGTGCCACTGGACGCAGTAGCAATTTAATCGGCGCTCCTGATAAGCGAGTAGAGTATATTCAAACAGACGCCGCAATTAATCCCGGTAACTCTGGCGGCCCCCTGCTAAATTCTCGTGGCGAGGTAATTGCCATGAATACAGCTATTATTCAAGGGGCACAAGGATTAGGCTTTGCTATTCCTATCAACACAGCACAACACATTTCCAGTCAACTAATAGCTACAGGTAAAGTAGAACATCCTTACCTAGGAATTCAGATGGTGGGGTTAACACCTCAGCTAAAACAAAATATCAACTCAGATCCCAATAGTGGTTTGAGTGTGAATGAAGATAAAGGTGTATTAGTTGTAAAAGTTATACCAAATTCACCAGCTGCTAAAGCAGGGATACGTGCTGGTGATGTTATCCAAAAGCTTGGCAATCAAGCAGTCACAGATGCCAGTAGTGTCCAAAAGGCAGTAGAAAATAGTCAAGTCGGAAGCGACTTACGTATGGAATTACGTCGCAATGGGCAGAATCTTAACATAGCTGTGCAACCTGGTGCTTTCCCCACACAGGTGCAATAA
- a CDS encoding ribose-phosphate pyrophosphokinase — protein sequence MNAHRGSAVLSSATFKVQPSATGLNDNHRLRLFSGSANLQLSQEVARYLGMDLGPMIRKRFADGELYVQIQESIRGCDVYLIQPCCQPVNDNLMELLIMVDACRRASARQVTAVIPYYGYARADRKTAGRESITAKLVANLITEAGANRVLAMDLHSAQIQGYFDIPFDHVYGSPVLLDYLASKQLPDVVVVSPDVGGVARARAFAKKLNDAPLAIIDKRRQAHNVAEVLNVIGDVKGKTAVLVDDMIDTGGTIAEGARLLREEGARQVYACATHAVFSPPAMERLSSGLFEEVIVTNTIPIPENNRFSQLVVLSVANLLGETIWRIHEDTSVSSMFR from the coding sequence ATGAATGCACATAGAGGATCTGCTGTGCTCAGTTCTGCAACTTTCAAAGTGCAACCATCTGCAACAGGACTGAACGATAATCATCGCCTGCGGCTGTTTTCTGGCTCTGCCAATTTACAACTGTCTCAAGAAGTTGCTCGTTATCTGGGCATGGACTTGGGGCCAATGATTCGCAAAAGATTTGCGGATGGAGAACTTTACGTTCAAATCCAAGAATCGATTCGGGGTTGTGATGTCTATTTAATCCAGCCATGTTGTCAACCTGTAAACGATAATTTAATGGAATTATTGATTATGGTTGATGCTTGTCGTCGAGCTTCTGCGCGACAGGTGACGGCAGTAATTCCCTACTATGGCTATGCTCGTGCTGATCGCAAAACGGCAGGACGAGAGTCAATAACCGCCAAGCTAGTTGCTAACTTGATCACCGAAGCAGGTGCCAATCGCGTTCTCGCAATGGATTTACACTCGGCTCAGATTCAAGGCTATTTCGATATACCCTTTGACCATGTTTACGGTTCACCAGTATTGCTAGATTATCTAGCCAGCAAACAACTGCCAGACGTGGTAGTTGTTTCTCCTGATGTTGGTGGTGTAGCGCGAGCTAGGGCATTTGCGAAAAAACTGAATGATGCTCCACTAGCGATTATTGACAAACGTCGTCAGGCACATAATGTTGCAGAAGTATTAAATGTCATCGGCGATGTTAAAGGCAAAACGGCAGTGTTGGTGGATGACATGATCGACACTGGAGGAACGATCGCGGAAGGGGCGCGATTACTGCGTGAAGAAGGAGCACGTCAAGTATATGCCTGTGCAACTCATGCGGTGTTCTCTCCACCGGCGATGGAGCGGTTGTCCAGTGGCTTGTTTGAGGAAGTCATTGTCACCAATACCATTCCCATACCAGAAAACAATCGTTTTTCACAACTAGTGGTGCTGTCAGTAGCAAATCTTTTGGGAGAAACTATCTGGCGAATTCATGAAGATACTTCAGTCAGTAGTATGTTCCGCTAA